The segment AGCTCGCAATGGGCGATTTTATATTGTTTACATAAAAACGGATCCATGACCTTAACCCAAATTTGGAAATACTTAAATGTGGAGGCGCCGAGTATTACAAGAGCGATTACACGACTTGAAACATTGGGCTGGGTTGAACGCTTAGATGGTGAGGATAAGCGTGAAAAAATTGTTACCTTATCCGCACAGGCTGAGGAGCGTTTACCAGCCATTCAGGAAACGATTTTAGCATTTGAGGAAGAAATGGTTGGCTCCCTTACTGTTGAGGAGCAGCAGCAATTTATAGGGCTATTGGAAAAAATGAAAGGTTGATTGACATGCAGCAAGAAGAGCATACACAAATATGGACAAAGCGTTTTATAAGCCTGTTTTTAACGAATATGTCAGTGTTTTTTGTTTTTTACGGGCTTGTTACCACTTTGCCGCTTTATGCCATTGGGGAACTACATCAAACGGATAAGGAGGCGGGTCTATTATTATCCGGCTTTTTACTATCCGCTATTATTGTACGTCCATTCTCAGGGAAGCTATTAGATGTTTTTGGTAAGAAAAAGCTATTACTAGTATCATTAATAGGCTATTTTATTTGTACAGTATTGTATTTAGTGATTCATCCGTTCGGGCTTTTACTTGGGCTTCGATTTATTCAAGGAATTTTCTTTAGTATTATTACAACAGCAGCAGGCTCGCTAGCAGCAGATAT is part of the Lysinibacillus sp. FSL K6-0232 genome and harbors:
- a CDS encoding MarR family winged helix-turn-helix transcriptional regulator — translated: MNPIFHALFQKSRYLTNCLNEVLKQHELYSSQWAILYCLHKNGSMTLTQIWKYLNVEAPSITRAITRLETLGWVERLDGEDKREKIVTLSAQAEERLPAIQETILAFEEEMVGSLTVEEQQQFIGLLEKMKG